In one window of Calypte anna isolate BGI_N300 chromosome 1, bCalAnn1_v1.p, whole genome shotgun sequence DNA:
- the ZDHHC23 gene encoding palmitoyltransferase ZDHHC23, protein MEEPLCCCEYVDRRGERNHLAACCCDCEDLDEGCERWLTSRSLPPGSLERIADTVADRLRVPWFAGAVKVNVSLVPPLVLLPVLLHVAALHFLLGLVILTSLPLVVLWYYYLTHRRKERTLFFLSLGLFSLGYMYYVFLQEVVPRGHVGYSQVVVLTSGLFLMLAALSRAKKDPGYLPIPASSEKPLQQGLTNRSTRGTSNGLHGITTSGAASGRAVNGEAKSYSRMSAEEPEGVKKDWCIKCQLVRPARAGHCRLCGRCVRRLDHHCVWINSCVGEQNHQAFILALSFFMVTSVYGITLTLHTICRGQTPLVALFYCPGAYSDYSSALSFTCVWYCTIVTAGMGYILLIQLLNISYNVTEREARLALRDNTGHRLLGGLVIDTGQYNRGFLCNWGHFLSLGSAPPQRSAEDIV, encoded by the exons ATGGAGgagcccctctgctgctgcgAGTACGTGGATCGGAGGGGCGAGAGGAACCACCTGGCGGCGTGCTGCTGCGACTGCGAGGACCTGGACGAGGGCTGCGAGAG GTGGCTGACGTCCAGATCCCTGCCGCCGGGATCTCTGGAAAGAATCGCCGACACCGTGGCGGACCGTCTGCGGGTGCCTTGGTTCGCCGGGGCGGTGAAGGTCAATGTCAGCCTCGTACCGCCGCTCGTCCTGCTCCCCGTCCTCCTTCACGTTGCCGCTCTGCACTTCCTGCTGGGGTTGGTCATCTTGACGTCCCTACCCCTGGTCGTGCTGTGGTATTACTACCTCACCCACAGGAGGAAGGAACGGACTCTCTTCTTCTTGAGCTTAGGGCTGTTCTCCCTGGGCTACATGTACTACGTGTTCCTCCAGGAGGTGGTCCCCCGAGGCCACGTCGGGTATTCCCAAGTGGTCGTTCTCACCTCTGGGTTGTTTCTCATGCTTGCAGCTCTGTCTCGAGCCAAGAAAGACCCTGGCTACCTCCCCATCCCGGCAAGCAGTGAGAAGCCATTGCAACAGGGCTTGACCAACAGGAGCACTAGAGGGACCTCCAATGGGCTCCATGGCATCACCACGTCGGGAGCTGCCAGCGGTCGTGCTGTGAACGGGGAGGCCAAAAGCTATTCCAGGATGTCAGCTGAGGAGCCAGAAGGTGTGAAAAAGGACTGGTGCATTAAATGCCAGCTGGTCAGACCAGCCCGAGCAGGGCACTGCCGGCTTTGTGGCAGGTGTGTAAGAAGACTGGACCATCACTGTGTCTG GATTAACAGCTGTGTAGGGGAGCAAAACCACCAAGCATTCATCCTTGCACTGTCCTTCTTCATGGTCACCTCTGTGTATGGGATTACGCTGACCCTGCACACCATCTGTAGAGGCCAAACTCCACTTGTGGCATTGTTCTACTGCCCTGGGGCCTATTCTGACTACAG CTCTGCTCTGTCGTTCACCTGTGTGTGGTACTGTACCATTGTAACAGCTGGCATGGGATACATCCTTCTGATCCAGCTGTTGAACATCAGCTACAACGTGACTGAGAGGGAAGCTCGGCTCGCTCTGCGGGACAACACTGGGCACAGACTTCTGGGTGGGTTAGTGATAGACACTGGTCAATATAACAGGGGCTTCCTGTGCAACTGGGGACATTTCTTGAGCTTGGGATCAGCTCCTCCACAGCGCTCTGCTGAAGACATTGTGTGA